TACTCTCTACAAAGGCTTGAAGCAGATTAGCGAAGCTCTCATGGGCAAGCGCACTCAATTATTCGAAAAAGTCGTTTTGATCGAATACCCGCGCAAGGGCATCTATTCGTTCGGCTTCGTAACGGGAAAAGATAACGGGCGAATCGAAAAGATTACGGGGAAGCGCCTATTTTACGTTTTTCTGCCTACAACGCCAAATCCCACTTCCGGCTATTTCCTCATCATTCCGGAAGAGGAGTGCGCTCTCGTGAACATGTCCGTCGAGGACGCCATGAAAATGGTCATTTCCGGAGGCATGGTGTCGCCGCCCATTCCTATCTCTTCCCAGAACTTCGATGTCGCTTCTCCGCCGAAACAGGAAAAGAAATCCAA
This window of the Candidatus Omnitrophota bacterium genome carries:
- a CDS encoding DUF502 domain-containing protein is translated as MLRRFRNYFLSGLLVVVPIGVTIWIIWGIFVFLDAWFQDLLVYYDLTETLKTGGWFIPQYGVGFLLTILIIGVLGFTTQLYIGRKIFDLVDLLFLRTPFISTLYKGLKQISEALMGKRTQLFEKVVLIEYPRKGIYSFGFVTGKDNGRIEKITGKRLFYVFLPTTPNPTSGYFLIIPEEECALVNMSVEDAMKMVISGGMVSPPIPISSQNFDVASPPKQEKKSKAAVLHD